One window of Thermodesulfovibrio aggregans genomic DNA carries:
- the rplD gene encoding 50S ribosomal protein L4, whose product MMEIEIRDINNNIVGKKEVPEIVFDNPAHESVVHTVVVAYMANQRQGTHSTKTRAEVSGGGRKPWRQKHTGRARHGSIRSPLWRKGGIVFGPKPRDYYVQLPKQMKDTALFKALTMKYKDNEILLLDKLSLERIKTKDMVEILKNLQLQGQSVLIALPEKDEKILLSARNIPYVGVVRAEDLNAYHVVMFDKVIFTVAGLDKLLDIKGVS is encoded by the coding sequence ATGATGGAGATTGAGATAAGAGATATCAATAATAATATAGTTGGGAAAAAAGAAGTTCCAGAGATTGTATTTGACAATCCTGCTCATGAATCTGTAGTTCATACAGTAGTGGTTGCTTACATGGCTAATCAGAGACAGGGAACTCATTCTACAAAAACAAGAGCTGAAGTATCTGGTGGTGGAAGAAAGCCATGGAGACAAAAACATACAGGAAGAGCAAGACATGGTAGTATAAGGTCTCCTCTGTGGAGAAAAGGTGGAATAGTATTTGGTCCTAAGCCAAGAGATTACTATGTACAGCTACCAAAGCAGATGAAGGATACAGCTTTGTTTAAAGCTCTTACGATGAAATATAAAGATAATGAAATTTTGTTACTTGATAAACTATCACTTGAAAGAATAAAGACTAAAGATATGGTAGAGATTTTAAAGAATTTGCAACTGCAAGGACAATCTGTGCTTATAGCTCTTCCAGAAAAAGATGAAAAGATACTTCTTTCGGCAAGGAATATTCCATATGTAGGTGTTGTAAGGGCAGAAGACCTGAATGCTTATCATGTGGTAATGTTTGATAAGGTAATATTCACAGTTGCAGGACTTGATAAGTTGCTTGACATCAAGGGGGTTTCCTAA